The Pseudomonas sp. FP2309 genome has a window encoding:
- a CDS encoding glutathione S-transferase N-terminal domain-containing protein — protein MNSLAAFPINSKWPAQHPERLQLYSLPTPNGVKVSIMLEELGLPYEAHKVSFETQDQLSPEFLSLNPNNKIPAIIDPDGPAGQPLALFESGAILIYLAEKTSQLLAEDPATRYETIQWLMFQMGGIGPMFGQLGFFNKFAGKDYPDKRPRDRYAAESRRLLGVLEKRLLGRTWIMGDEYSIADIATFPWIRNLIGFYESGDLVGIADFPNVLRALDGFVARPAVIRGLTIPS, from the coding sequence ATGAACTCACTCGCTGCCTTCCCGATCAATAGCAAATGGCCAGCCCAGCACCCTGAGCGCCTGCAACTGTACTCGTTGCCCACGCCCAACGGGGTCAAAGTTTCGATCATGCTCGAGGAGTTGGGCCTGCCCTATGAGGCGCACAAGGTCAGTTTCGAGACCCAGGACCAGTTATCTCCTGAGTTCCTGTCCCTGAACCCCAACAACAAAATCCCCGCAATCATCGACCCCGATGGCCCGGCCGGCCAGCCGTTGGCGTTGTTTGAGTCCGGTGCGATCCTGATCTACCTGGCGGAGAAAACCAGCCAATTGCTGGCAGAAGATCCGGCGACACGTTATGAAACGATTCAATGGCTGATGTTCCAGATGGGCGGCATTGGGCCGATGTTCGGGCAACTGGGGTTTTTCAACAAATTCGCCGGCAAGGATTACCCGGACAAACGCCCGCGCGACCGCTACGCCGCCGAATCCCGCCGCCTGCTGGGCGTGCTGGAAAAGCGCCTGCTTGGCCGCACCTGGATCATGGGCGACGAGTACAGCATCGCCGATATCGCCACCTTCCCGTGGATCCGCAACCTGATCGGCTTCTACGAGTCGGGTGACCTGGTGGGCATCGCCGACTTCCCTAATGTACTGCGCGCGTTGGACGGCTTTGTCGCTCGGCCTGCGGTGATTCGTGGCCTGACCATTCCGAGCTGA
- a CDS encoding PhzF family phenazine biosynthesis protein translates to MPTFDFKQLDVFSSVPLKGNPLAVVLGADSLSDEQMADFAKWTNLSETTFLLTPRDPRADYRVRIFTTLQELPFAGHPTLGSCHAWLTAGGMPKGEEIVQECEIGLVRIRRQGDELAFIAPPLLRSGPVEHDLLERVRQALSLAPGAIVRSQWVDNGAGWLAVMLADRKAVLDLQPDYAQLLGLAVGVIAPCNPAHDDMDAQFEVRAFVAGDGAPEDPATGSLNAGVAQWLLGEGLAPERYVVSQGTAMGRAGRIRIERQGEQIWVGGAVAVCIDGRLQL, encoded by the coding sequence ATGCCGACTTTCGATTTCAAGCAACTGGATGTGTTCAGCAGCGTACCGCTCAAAGGCAACCCGCTGGCCGTGGTGCTGGGCGCCGACAGCCTCAGTGATGAGCAGATGGCCGATTTCGCCAAATGGACCAACCTCAGCGAAACCACGTTTTTGCTGACGCCGCGCGATCCGCGTGCTGACTACCGGGTAAGAATTTTCACCACCTTGCAGGAGCTGCCCTTCGCCGGGCATCCGACGCTGGGCAGTTGTCACGCATGGCTGACGGCCGGTGGCATGCCCAAAGGCGAGGAGATCGTCCAGGAGTGTGAAATCGGCCTGGTGCGTATCCGGCGTCAAGGTGACGAGCTGGCGTTTATCGCGCCGCCGTTGTTGCGTTCGGGCCCGGTTGAACACGATCTGCTCGAACGCGTGCGCCAGGCGTTGAGCCTCGCGCCGGGAGCCATCGTGCGCAGCCAATGGGTGGATAACGGCGCTGGCTGGCTGGCGGTGATGTTAGCCGATCGTAAAGCGGTACTCGATCTGCAACCGGATTATGCGCAACTGCTCGGCCTGGCGGTCGGGGTGATCGCACCCTGCAATCCGGCGCATGACGACATGGACGCGCAATTTGAAGTGCGTGCCTTTGTCGCCGGCGACGGCGCACCGGAAGACCCGGCCACCGGCAGCCTGAATGCCGGTGTGGCCCAATGGCTGCTGGGTGAAGGTCTGGCGCCGGAGCGCTATGTGGTCAGCCAGGGCACGGCCATGGGGCGTGCGGGGCGAATCCGCATCGAACGCCAGGGCGAGCAAATCTGGGTCGGCGGCGCTGTCGCGGTGTGTATCGACGGGCGTCTACAGCTCTAG
- a CDS encoding permease — translation MSNLMSTQPNRGWSFWWKPALFLLVACVGLYYVKWSPYYFKAFVAADNHSIGASILNDQQSSPLAAALAYAQVYFLAIWKAAVLAVILGSLLQVLIPRDWLLRLFGRAGLGSTVRGGLFALPGMMCSCCAAPVAAGMRRQQVSVGAALAFWIGNPVLNPATLVFMGFVLGWGFTALRLVAGIVLVVGVSLVAQRIARPEQVPEAALEAVADVSTLESQPFLSRWLRTLWQLFWSTIPIYILAVLVLGAARVWLFPHVDGAIGNSLVWLVPLAIVGTLFVIPTAAEIPIVQTMMALGMGTGPAVALLMTLPSVSLPSLLMLRKDFDARVLVTVAGLTMLVGVVCGLIGAVIL, via the coding sequence ATGTCCAACCTCATGTCCACCCAGCCCAACCGGGGCTGGTCGTTCTGGTGGAAACCAGCGCTGTTCCTGCTGGTCGCCTGCGTCGGCCTTTACTACGTGAAGTGGTCGCCCTACTACTTCAAGGCGTTTGTCGCGGCGGATAACCACAGCATCGGCGCCTCGATTCTCAATGATCAGCAAAGCTCGCCCCTGGCGGCGGCGCTGGCCTATGCCCAGGTGTATTTCCTGGCTATCTGGAAAGCTGCGGTGCTCGCGGTAATCCTCGGTTCGCTGCTGCAAGTACTGATCCCCCGCGACTGGCTGCTGCGTCTGTTCGGCCGTGCCGGGCTGGGCTCAACGGTGCGCGGTGGGCTGTTCGCCCTGCCGGGAATGATGTGCAGTTGTTGCGCAGCACCGGTAGCGGCGGGCATGCGCCGCCAGCAGGTGTCGGTAGGCGCGGCGCTAGCCTTCTGGATCGGCAACCCGGTGCTCAATCCGGCCACGCTGGTGTTCATGGGGTTCGTGCTGGGCTGGGGCTTTACCGCGTTGCGGTTGGTCGCGGGGATTGTGTTGGTGGTGGGCGTGTCATTGGTGGCGCAGCGCATCGCCAGGCCGGAGCAGGTGCCGGAAGCGGCGCTGGAGGCGGTGGCCGACGTCAGCACCCTGGAGTCGCAACCGTTCCTGAGCCGCTGGTTGCGCACCCTGTGGCAGCTGTTCTGGAGCACCATCCCGATTTACATCCTGGCGGTGCTGGTGCTGGGCGCGGCGCGGGTGTGGCTGTTCCCCCATGTGGACGGCGCCATTGGCAACAGCCTGGTATGGCTGGTCCCGCTGGCGATCGTGGGCACGCTGTTTGTGATTCCTACCGCAGCAGAAATTCCTATCGTCCAAACCATGATGGCCCTGGGCATGGGCACCGGCCCCGCCGTCGCCCTGCTGATGACCCTGCCGAGCGTGAGCCTGCCGTCACTGCTGATGCTGCGCAAGGATTTCGATGCGCGGGTGCTGGTGACGGTGGCTGGGTTGACCATGCTGGTGGGCGTGGTGTGCGGGTTGATCGGGGCCGTTATCCTTTGA
- a CDS encoding histidine phosphatase family protein has translation MKIKPLRLVQRLKRYSYIMLPLLLVSGAMVAALDARESRAQPVDGVQTLVFLRHAEKPAGGLGQLNCQGLNRAMNLATLLPEKFGKANFVFAANPTRNVEEGELDNSYSYIRPLMTISPSAIKLGLPVNIKFSANDTSDLADELVEDKYHNATIYTAWSHGYLPELINKVASEASGEKHTITDDWAGSDYDTLYVLTLTWHNGKASLLSRNYKQGLNDGDETCPEPTQVSADS, from the coding sequence ATGAAGATCAAGCCTCTGCGCCTTGTGCAACGTCTGAAACGCTATTCCTACATCATGTTGCCGCTGCTGCTGGTCAGCGGTGCCATGGTCGCCGCCCTCGACGCCCGCGAAAGCCGCGCCCAGCCCGTGGACGGCGTGCAGACGTTGGTGTTCCTGCGCCACGCTGAAAAACCGGCCGGCGGCCTGGGCCAGCTCAATTGCCAGGGCCTGAACCGGGCAATGAACCTGGCCACCCTGCTCCCGGAAAAATTCGGCAAGGCCAACTTTGTATTTGCCGCCAACCCGACGCGAAATGTCGAGGAAGGTGAACTGGACAATTCCTACAGCTACATTCGCCCGCTGATGACCATCAGCCCCAGCGCCATCAAGCTGGGCCTGCCGGTGAACATCAAGTTTTCGGCCAATGACACCAGCGACCTGGCCGATGAACTGGTCGAAGACAAATACCACAACGCTACGATCTACACCGCCTGGTCCCATGGGTACCTGCCGGAGTTGATCAACAAGGTGGCGAGTGAAGCTTCCGGCGAAAAACATACGATCACCGACGACTGGGCCGGCAGTGACTACGACACGCTGTATGTGTTGACGCTGACCTGGCACAACGGCAAGGCCTCGCTGCTGAGCCGCAACTACAAACAGGGCTTGAACGACGGTGACGAAACCTGCCCTGAACCAACGCAGGTGAGTGCCGATAGCTGA
- the hemB gene encoding porphobilinogen synthase — MTSQFPQARPRRLRRSPELRGLFQETEFTLNDLVLPIFVEEEIDDFVPITSMPGVQRIPEKKLAAEIERYARAGIKSVMTFGVSHHLDASGSDTWKERGLVSRMSSIIKDAVPEMIVMSDTCFCEYTDHGHCGVMHGAHVDNDATLVNLGRQAVAAARAGADVIAPSAAMDGQVQAIRRALDDAGFTHIPIMAYSTKFASALYGPFREAGGSALKGDRKSYQMNPMNRREAVRESLLDEQEGADALMVKPAGAYLDIIRDIREASRLPVAAYQVSGEYAMIKFGAQAGAIDEDRVVRETLGSIKRAGADLIFTYFAMDLALAGV; from the coding sequence ATGACCAGCCAGTTCCCCCAAGCCCGCCCACGCCGCCTGCGCCGCTCCCCGGAGCTGCGTGGTTTGTTCCAGGAAACCGAGTTCACACTCAACGATTTGGTGTTGCCGATTTTCGTTGAAGAAGAAATCGACGACTTTGTGCCCATCACCAGCATGCCGGGCGTGCAGCGCATTCCTGAGAAGAAGCTGGCCGCCGAGATCGAGCGCTACGCCCGAGCCGGCATCAAGTCGGTGATGACCTTTGGGGTGTCCCACCACCTGGACGCCAGCGGCAGCGACACCTGGAAAGAACGCGGCCTGGTCTCGCGCATGTCCTCAATCATCAAGGACGCTGTGCCGGAAATGATCGTGATGTCCGATACCTGTTTTTGCGAATACACCGACCACGGCCACTGCGGCGTCATGCACGGCGCCCATGTCGACAACGATGCGACCTTGGTCAACCTCGGCAGACAAGCCGTGGCAGCGGCCCGCGCCGGTGCCGACGTGATCGCACCGTCTGCCGCCATGGACGGCCAGGTCCAGGCCATCCGCCGCGCCTTGGACGACGCCGGTTTCACCCACATCCCGATCATGGCCTACTCGACCAAATTCGCGTCGGCCCTCTACGGCCCCTTCCGCGAAGCCGGCGGCAGCGCACTCAAGGGCGACCGCAAAAGCTACCAGATGAACCCGATGAACCGCCGCGAAGCCGTGCGCGAATCGCTGCTCGACGAACAGGAAGGCGCGGACGCCCTGATGGTCAAACCGGCCGGTGCCTACCTGGACATCATCCGCGACATCCGCGAAGCCTCACGCCTGCCGGTGGCGGCATATCAGGTAAGCGGTGAATACGCGATGATCAAGTTCGGCGCCCAGGCGGGGGCGATTGATGAGGACCGCGTGGTTCGCGAGACCCTGGGCTCGATCAAACGGGCGGGTGCGGATTTGATTTTTACCTACTTTGCGATGGATTTGGCGTTGGCTGGGGTCTAA
- the mnmH gene encoding tRNA 2-selenouridine(34) synthase MnmH, whose product MATDITDYRDIFLNDRPMMDTRAPVEFAKGAFPGAINLPLMSDDERQRVGTCYKQQGQQAAIVLGHELVSGTIKAERIEQWARFVQANPNGYLYCFRGGLRSQIVQQWLKTEAGIHYPRVGGGYKAMRTFLVQTIEQATAECDFVLLGGMTGTGKTEVLGQLRNALDLEGHANHRGSSFGKRATTQPSNIDFENRLAVDLLKKRAAGIEQFVVEDESRMIGSCALPLPLHKGMQGYGMVWLEDSLEGRVERILRDYVVDLCAEFITVFGENGHVLFAERLTQSLANIHKRLGGERFQRLQAIMQDALAEQARSGAVDLHRGWIEGLLREYYDPMYAFQRESKGARIEFAGEQAAVIAYLRERAVVKG is encoded by the coding sequence ATGGCGACTGATATCACCGATTACCGCGACATCTTCCTCAACGACCGGCCAATGATGGACACCCGTGCGCCGGTCGAATTCGCCAAGGGCGCCTTTCCCGGTGCGATCAACCTGCCGCTGATGAGCGACGACGAGCGTCAGCGGGTGGGCACGTGCTACAAGCAGCAGGGTCAGCAAGCCGCCATCGTGCTGGGGCACGAGTTGGTGTCCGGCACGATCAAGGCCGAGCGTATCGAACAGTGGGCTCGGTTTGTGCAGGCCAATCCCAATGGCTACCTGTACTGCTTTCGTGGCGGGTTGCGCTCGCAGATCGTGCAGCAATGGTTGAAAACCGAAGCCGGTATCCACTACCCGCGCGTTGGGGGCGGCTACAAAGCCATGCGAACGTTCCTGGTGCAGACCATTGAGCAGGCCACCGCCGAGTGCGATTTCGTGTTGCTGGGCGGCATGACCGGCACCGGTAAGACTGAAGTGCTGGGGCAGTTGCGCAATGCACTGGACCTGGAAGGCCACGCCAACCATCGCGGTTCCAGTTTCGGCAAACGCGCTACGACGCAACCTTCCAACATCGACTTCGAGAACCGCCTGGCAGTGGACTTGCTGAAAAAACGCGCCGCCGGTATCGAACAATTTGTGGTCGAGGACGAAAGTCGCATGATCGGCAGCTGTGCGCTGCCATTGCCGCTGCACAAGGGCATGCAGGGCTATGGGATGGTGTGGCTGGAAGACAGCCTCGAGGGGCGTGTCGAGCGCATCCTTCGCGATTATGTGGTCGACCTGTGTGCTGAATTCATTACGGTGTTTGGCGAAAACGGCCACGTGTTATTCGCCGAACGCCTGACCCAGAGCCTGGCCAATATCCACAAACGCCTGGGCGGCGAACGTTTTCAACGGTTGCAGGCGATCATGCAGGACGCCCTGGCGGAACAGGCGCGCAGCGGCGCCGTGGACCTGCATCGCGGCTGGATCGAAGGATTATTGCGTGAGTACTACGACCCGATGTACGCCTTCCAGCGTGAAAGCAAAGGCGCACGTATCGAGTTTGCGGGAGAGCAGGCGGCCGTGATCGCCTACCTGCGCGAGCGCGCCGTGGTCAAAGGATAA